In a single window of the Saccharothrix australiensis genome:
- the moeZ gene encoding adenylyltransferase/sulfurtransferase MoeZ — MALPPLVEPAAELTKEEVARYSRHLIIPDVGVDGQKRLKNAKVLVVGAGGLGSPALLYLAAAGVGTLGIVDFDVVDESNLQRQVIHGQSDVGKPKAESARDSVAEINPFVKVVLHQVHLTSENVLDVFRDYDLILDGTDNFATRYLVNDAAVLLGKPYVWGSIFRFEGQVSVFWEDAPNGQGLNYRDLYPEPPPPGMVPSCAEGGVLGVLCASIGSIMVTEAIKLLTGIGDPLLGRLMVYDALEMSYRTIKIRKDPASVKITELIDYEAFCGVVSDDAQQAAAGNTITPLELKQKQDAGEDFLLVDVREPHEFEIVRIPGSVLIPKDRILSGEAFADLPQDKQVVLHCKSGARSAEALAALHRAGFKDAVHVGGGVLAWAREVDPSLPTY; from the coding sequence ATGGCGCTTCCGCCGCTCGTGGAGCCCGCAGCGGAGCTGACCAAGGAAGAAGTCGCGCGGTACAGCCGGCACCTGATCATCCCGGATGTCGGGGTTGACGGGCAGAAGCGGTTGAAGAACGCGAAGGTCCTGGTGGTCGGCGCGGGTGGCCTCGGCTCGCCGGCGCTGCTCTACCTGGCGGCGGCCGGGGTGGGCACGCTCGGGATCGTCGACTTCGACGTGGTCGACGAGTCGAACCTCCAGCGGCAGGTCATCCACGGGCAGTCCGACGTGGGCAAGCCGAAGGCGGAGTCGGCCCGCGACTCGGTGGCCGAGATCAACCCGTTCGTGAAGGTCGTGCTGCACCAGGTGCACCTGACCTCGGAGAACGTGCTCGACGTCTTCCGCGACTACGACCTGATCCTGGACGGCACGGACAACTTCGCCACCCGCTACCTCGTCAACGACGCGGCGGTGCTGCTGGGCAAGCCGTACGTGTGGGGTTCGATCTTCCGGTTCGAGGGCCAGGTCAGCGTGTTCTGGGAGGACGCGCCGAACGGGCAGGGCCTGAACTACCGCGACCTCTACCCGGAGCCGCCGCCGCCCGGCATGGTGCCGTCGTGCGCCGAGGGCGGCGTCCTGGGCGTGCTGTGCGCGTCGATCGGGTCGATCATGGTCACCGAGGCGATCAAGCTGCTCACCGGCATCGGCGACCCGCTGCTCGGTCGCCTCATGGTGTACGACGCCCTGGAGATGAGCTACCGGACCATCAAGATCCGCAAGGACCCGGCGAGCGTCAAGATCACCGAGCTGATCGACTACGAGGCGTTCTGCGGCGTGGTGTCCGACGACGCGCAGCAGGCGGCGGCGGGCAACACCATCACGCCGCTGGAGCTGAAGCAGAAGCAGGACGCCGGCGAGGACTTCCTGCTGGTGGACGTCCGCGAGCCGCACGAGTTCGAGATCGTGCGGATCCCTGGCTCGGTGCTGATCCCGAAGGACCGCATCCTGTCCGGCGAGGCGTTCGCCGACCTGCCGCAGGACAAGCAGGTGGTGCTGCACTGCAAGTCGGGCGCGCGCTCGGCGGAGGCCCTGGCCGCACTGCACCGGGCAGGCTTCAAGGACGCGGTCCACGTGGGCGGCGGCGTACTGGCCTGGGCCCGAGAAGTAGACCCGAGCCTCCCCACCTACTAG
- a CDS encoding TIGR02569 family protein, which translates to MTPSPEPPPSHVRAAFGARDAEPELIDAGPVWRCGDAAVRPAGKPAEATWVAKTLDVLDVENLRVGRPLRSTDGRYVVGGWAATKYLSGRAEPRHDEVVEVAVRLHRATRDLPKPRFLDARADVFAVADRCAWDEEEAELDAELGGRLFELLAAHRKPVALKPQVVHGDLFGNVLFAGGAAPAIIDFAPFWRPAEYGAAIVVVDALSWGGADRGLLQRWSHLAEWPQVVLRATLFRLAVHALHPSSSTRSLVGLERTATQVLELL; encoded by the coding sequence GTGACCCCATCCCCGGAGCCGCCTCCGTCGCACGTGCGGGCCGCGTTCGGCGCGCGGGACGCCGAACCGGAGCTGATCGACGCCGGTCCGGTGTGGCGTTGTGGCGACGCGGCTGTCCGGCCGGCGGGCAAGCCCGCCGAGGCGACGTGGGTCGCCAAGACGCTCGACGTGCTCGACGTGGAGAACCTGCGCGTCGGGAGGCCCCTCCGGTCCACCGACGGCCGCTACGTCGTCGGCGGGTGGGCGGCCACCAAGTACCTCTCCGGCCGGGCGGAGCCGCGGCACGACGAGGTCGTCGAGGTGGCCGTCCGGTTGCACCGGGCAACGCGTGACCTGCCGAAACCGCGCTTCCTGGACGCGCGCGCGGACGTCTTCGCGGTGGCCGACCGGTGCGCCTGGGACGAGGAGGAGGCCGAGCTGGACGCCGAGCTCGGCGGTCGGCTGTTCGAGCTGCTGGCCGCGCACCGCAAGCCGGTGGCGCTCAAGCCGCAGGTCGTGCACGGCGACCTGTTCGGCAACGTCCTGTTCGCGGGTGGCGCCGCGCCGGCGATCATCGACTTCGCGCCGTTCTGGCGGCCGGCGGAGTACGGCGCGGCGATCGTCGTCGTGGACGCCTTGTCGTGGGGCGGTGCGGACCGGGGGCTGCTCCAGCGGTGGTCGCACCTGGCGGAGTGGCCGCAGGTCGTGCTGCGCGCGACGCTGTTCCGCCTCGCGGTGCACGCGCTGCACCCGTCGTCGAGCACGCGGTCGCTGGTGGGCCTGGAGCGGACCGCCACGCAGGTCCTCGAACTGCTGTGA
- a CDS encoding tetratricopeptide repeat protein has product MTDIRALLDRGRDFRAAGDPSTAARHLAEAAALAPRDRTVLTELALAHFQSAALGRAERVLLDLVDLDPSDGYARLLLGRTLSRQSRHGEALPQLRLAAALTRDPEVAAELARVEARVTTDRAAPPPSP; this is encoded by the coding sequence ATGACCGACATCCGCGCGCTGCTGGACCGCGGCCGCGACTTCCGCGCCGCGGGCGACCCGAGCACCGCCGCGCGCCACCTCGCCGAGGCCGCGGCGCTCGCGCCCCGCGACCGCACCGTGCTGACCGAGCTGGCGCTGGCGCACTTCCAGTCCGCCGCGCTGGGCAGGGCCGAGCGCGTGCTGCTGGACCTGGTCGACCTCGACCCGTCCGACGGCTACGCCCGGCTCCTGCTCGGGCGCACGCTCAGCAGGCAGAGCAGGCACGGGGAGGCGTTGCCGCAGCTGCGGCTCGCCGCCGCGCTGACCCGCGACCCGGAGGTGGCGGCGGAGCTGGCCCGCGTCGAGGCGCGGGTCACCACAGACCGGGCGGCTCCTCCTCCTTCTCCTTGA
- a CDS encoding MGMT family protein, whose product MDEQLHEMVREVVRSIPRGRVATYGDVADLSRAPSPRLVGQVLNQDGHDLPWHRVLRANGTCAPHIADEQLQRLREEGVVAKDGKVDLRAYRWEEAVKEKEEEPPGLW is encoded by the coding sequence GTGGATGAACAGTTGCACGAGATGGTCCGCGAAGTCGTGCGGTCGATCCCCCGCGGCCGGGTCGCCACCTACGGCGACGTGGCAGACCTCTCCCGCGCCCCGTCGCCGCGGCTGGTCGGCCAGGTCCTGAACCAGGACGGGCACGACCTGCCGTGGCACCGGGTGCTGCGCGCCAACGGCACGTGCGCGCCGCACATCGCCGACGAGCAGCTGCAACGGCTGCGCGAGGAGGGCGTGGTCGCCAAGGACGGCAAGGTCGACCTGCGCGCGTACCGGTGGGAGGAAGCGGTCAAGGAGAAGGAGGAGGAGCCGCCCGGTCTGTGGTGA
- a CDS encoding chitinase: MKPLRRLTIALTAGVAALSLTPAAHAAPDPVPASPYLYQWGAKPNPATIMSQTGVKAFTLAFVLSDGGCNPAWDGTRPLTGADATLIRNIRAAGGEVIPSFGGWAGRKLGQHCSSADALAAAYQKVIDAYQLTAIDIDIEAAEFENATVQDRVLGALKIVKQKKPGVRTVVTMPTNRSGLNTWGRRLVTRAKELAAPVDVWTVMPFNFGGPSDMVAGTKSAVDGLKEHVKTTFGLTDDAAYRRSGLSSMNGVTDTGETVSTADFRAIHDWAAGKHLARFTFWATNRDRGNCGASGDNCSGTNQGTYDFTKIVAGYTG, encoded by the coding sequence ATGAAACCCTTGCGGCGGTTGACGATCGCACTCACGGCAGGTGTCGCGGCCCTCTCCCTGACCCCGGCCGCGCACGCCGCGCCGGACCCCGTCCCGGCGTCCCCGTACCTCTACCAGTGGGGCGCGAAGCCCAACCCGGCCACGATCATGAGCCAGACCGGCGTGAAGGCGTTCACGCTCGCGTTCGTCCTCTCCGACGGCGGCTGCAACCCCGCCTGGGACGGCACCCGGCCGCTCACCGGCGCGGACGCCACGCTCATCCGGAACATCCGCGCGGCGGGCGGCGAGGTCATCCCCTCGTTCGGCGGCTGGGCGGGCCGCAAGCTCGGCCAGCACTGCTCGTCGGCCGACGCGCTCGCCGCCGCGTACCAGAAGGTGATCGACGCCTACCAGCTCACGGCGATCGACATCGACATCGAGGCCGCCGAGTTCGAGAACGCGACCGTGCAGGACCGCGTCCTGGGCGCGCTGAAGATCGTGAAGCAGAAGAAGCCCGGCGTGCGCACGGTCGTGACCATGCCCACCAACCGGTCCGGCCTGAACACGTGGGGCCGCCGGCTCGTCACGCGCGCCAAGGAACTCGCCGCGCCGGTCGACGTGTGGACGGTGATGCCGTTCAACTTCGGCGGCCCGAGCGACATGGTGGCGGGCACCAAGTCCGCCGTCGACGGCCTGAAGGAGCACGTCAAGACCACGTTCGGCCTGACGGACGACGCCGCGTACCGGCGCAGCGGGCTGTCCTCCATGAACGGCGTCACCGACACCGGGGAAACCGTGAGCACGGCGGACTTCCGCGCCATCCACGACTGGGCGGCGGGCAAGCACCTGGCGCGCTTCACCTTCTGGGCCACCAACCGGGACCGCGGCAACTGCGGCGCCTCGGGCGACAACTGCAGCGGCACCAACCAGGGCACCTACGACTTCACCAAGATCGTGGCCGGCTACACCGGTTGA